In a genomic window of Tachysurus vachellii isolate PV-2020 chromosome 13, HZAU_Pvac_v1, whole genome shotgun sequence:
- the vps4a gene encoding vacuolar protein sorting-associated protein 4A produces MTTSTLQKAIDLVTKATEEDKAKNYEEALRLYQHAVEYFLHAIKYEAHSDKAKESIRGKCMQYLERAEKLKAYLRNKDKQGKKPVKETQSNDKSDSDSEGENPEKKKLQEHLMGAIVIEKPNVSWNDVAGLEGAKEALKEAVILPIKFPHLFTGKRTPWRGILLFGPPGTGKSYLAKAVATEANNSTFFSVSSSDLMSKWLGESEKLVRNLFELARQRKPSIIFIDEVDSLCGSRSENESEAARRIKTEFLVQMQGVGNNNDKVLVLGATNIPWVLDAAIRRRFEKRIYIPLPEESARAAMFRLHLGNTPHSLSEADLRQLANKTDGYSGADISVIVRDALMQPVRKVQSATHFKKVRGPSRSNPSVMVDDLLTPCSPGDPAAIEMTWMDVPGDKLLEPIVCMADMLRSLSTTRPTVNSEDLLKVKKFTEDFGQEG; encoded by the exons ATGACAACGTCAACATTACAG AAAGCCATCGATCTGGTCACCAAAGCCACAGAGGAGGACAAGGCCAAGAATTATGAGGAGGCTCTGAGACTGTACCAGCACGCTGTGGAATATTTTCTACATGCAAtcaagt aTGAGGCTCACAGTGATAAAGCGAAGGAAAGTATTAGGGGAAAGTGTATGCAATACCTGGAACGGGCAGAGAAGCTGAAGGCCTACCTAAGAAACAAGGACAAACAGGGCAAGAAACCTGTGAAGGAGACACAGAGCAATGACAA GAGCGACAGTGATAGTGAAGGCGAGAACCCAGAGAAGAAGAAACTGCAGGAACACCTGATGG gtgctATAGTGATTGAGAAGCCAAATGTGAGCTGGAATGATGTAGCTGGACTGGAGGGAGCTAAAGAGGCACTGAAGGAAGCCGTAATCCTGCCAATCAAATTCCCACATCTGTTCACAG gtaaACGGACTCCATGGAGAGGGATCTTGCTGTTCGGACCTCCAGGTACAGGAAAGTCCTACCTGGCTAAAGCTGTTGCTACCGAGGCTAACAACTCCACCTTCTTCTCTGTTTCCTCATCTGACCTCATGTCCAAATGGCTGGGGGAGAGTGAGAA aTTGGTGAGAAATCTTTTTGAGCTTGCTCGTCAGCGTAAACCCTCCATCATCTTCATCGACGAGGTGGACTCTCTGTGTGGCTCACGAAGTGAAAACGAGAGTGAAGCAGCTCGCAGGATCAAAACTGAGTTCCTTGTTCAGAtgcagg GTGTGGGGAATAATAACGACAAAGTCTTGGTTCTTGGGGCTACTAACATCCCATGGGTTCTAGATGCAGCCATCAGGAGAAG gTTTGAGAAACGAATCTACATCCCCCTACCAGAGGAGTCGGCTCGAGCTGCCATGTTCCGTCTACATTTAGGGAACACACCCCACAGCCTGAGTGAAGCTGACCTGCGCCAACTCGCTAACAAGACTGACGGCTACTCCGGTGCTGACATCAGCGTCATTGTCAGAGATGCTCTCATGCAGCCTGTACGCAAAGTGCAGTCTGCCACACACTTCAAGaag GTACGAGGTCCATCCCGTAGTAACCCCTCGGTGATGGTGGATGACTTGTTGACGCCATGTTCCCCTGGTGACCCTGCTGCCATTGAGATGACCTGGATGGATGTGCCTGGGGACAAACTGCTGGAGCCCATAGTGTGTAtg GCTGACATGCTGCGCTCTCTGTCCACCACTCGGCCCACAGTGAACTCTGAAGATCTGCTGAAGGTAAAGAAGTTCACCGAGGACTTCGGGCAGGAAGGCTAA
- the sntb2 gene encoding beta-2-syntrophin isoform X1, translating into MAIWTRADRNGQLDLLLRDRWVRVTAELTRETFSLSAEGEPSGTEGVLDRTEPLTRGSNGTEPLNRGSNGTEPVNGSNGTGQNECTGSPGSGFGSRHHETTSSSSPSSSSPSEPVRNVRVVKQEAGGLGISIKGGRENRMPILISKIFPGLAADQSRALRVGDTILSVNGTDLREATHDQAVQALKKAGKEVTLEVRYIREVSPLFKKPSLLSELSWDGSEDSLQHNMTKNRKVISLKMSFICRNLTMPDLENRLLELHSPDGQNLVVLRCKDTATAHSWFTAIHANIAALLPHTLTHINAYLSASNTHTQVKHIGWLAEQVTMENGHHQFRPVVMAMTEKDILLFDSVPWTRESWSTPLTIHSLLTTRLVHSGSTRGSPSLGSDLLFMTRTGSSRGVESHMFRVETHWDLSSWTRSLVQGTHTAAELIKEVSIGCVLNREEVCLVLHYERGFTVLRGGGGGGGGAPVGGTVLLHYPFDKLRNSADDAVRLLYLDFGGPEGELAFDLRSNPKPVVFVLHSFLSAKLTRLGLIT; encoded by the exons ATGGCGATCTGGACTCGAGCGGACCGGAACGGACAACTGGACCTGCTGCTGCGGGACCGCTGGGTTCGTGTCACCGCCGAACTGACGAGAGAAACTTTTAGTCTGTCTGCCGAAGGAGAACCGAGCGGTACCGAGGGCGTGCTGGACAGGACCGAGCCGCTAACCCGGGGCAGTAACGGGACCGAGCCGCTAAACCGGGGCAGTAACGGGACCGAGCCGGTAAACGGCAGTAACGGGACCGGACAGAATGAGTGCACAGGGAGTCCCGGGTCGGGGTTCGGGTCCAGACACCATGAGACcacttcatcttcatcaccatcatcatcatcaccgtcGGAACCGGTCCGGAATGTTCGGGTGGTGAAGCAGGAAGCGGGCGGTTTGGGGATCAGCATTAAAGGAGGGCGGGAGAACAGGATGCCGATCCTCATCTCTAAGATATTCCCGGGACTGGCGGCGGACCAGAGCCGCGCTCTGCGGGTCGGAGACACCATTCTGTCCGTCAACGGGACCGACCTCCGGGAAGCCACACACGACCAGGCGGTACAGGCGCTGAAGAAGGCCGGGAAGGAGGTGACTCTGGAGG TAAGGTACATCCGTGAGGTGTCTCCTCTCTTTAAGAAGCCGTCACTTTTATCGGAGCTGAGCTGGGATGGGAGCGAAGACTCTCTGCAACACAACATGACCAAAAACAGGAAGGTCATTTCACTGAAAATGAGCTTCATCTGCAGGAACCTCACCATGCCAGACCTGgagaacag gttgttGGAGCTGCACTCTCCTGATGGTCAGAACTTGGTGGTTCTGCGCTGTAAGGACACGGCCACTGCACACTCCTGGTTCACCGCCATACATGCCAACATCGCTGCGCTactgccacacacactcacacacatcaacGCCTACCTGAGtgcctccaacacacacacacaggttaaacACATCGGCTGGCTCGCAGAACAg GTAACTATGGAAAATGGGCATCATCAGTTCAGGCCAGTTGTCATGGCGATGACAGAGAAAGACATTCTGCTGTTCGACTCAGTGCCGTGGACACGAGAAAGCTGGAGTACACCACTGACCATACACTCACTACTGACCACccg aCTCGTTCACTCAGGCAGTACTCGTGGTTCCCCATCTTTAGGTTCTGACCTTCTCTTCATGACTCGAACTGGTTCTAGTCGTGGTGTTGAGTCTCACATGTTCCGTGTGGAGACGCACTGGGACTTGTCGTCATGGACCCGATCGCTCGTACAGGGGACTCACACCGCTGCTGAGCTCATTAAAGAGGTGtccatag ggtgtgtgttgAACAGGGAGGAGGTGTGTTTGGTGCTGCACTATGAGCGAGGCTTCACTGTGCtgagaggaggtggaggaggaggaggaggagctccTGTAGGTGGCACTGTGCTCCTTCACTACCCCTTTGACAAACTGCGTAACTCTGCAGACGACGCAGTCAGACTCCTGTACCTGGACTTCGGGGGTCCTGAGGGGGAACTG gcATTTGATCTGCGCTCTAATCCAAAGCCGGTGGTGTTTGTTCTCCACTCGTTCCTGTCAGCCAAACTCACACGCCTGGGCTTGATCACatga
- the sntb2 gene encoding beta-2-syntrophin isoform X2, giving the protein MAIWTRADRNGQLDLLLRDRWVRVTAELTRETFSLSAEGEPSGTEGVLDRTEPLTRGSNGTEPLNRGSNGTEPVNGSNGTGQNECTGSPGSGFGSRHHETTSSSSPSSSSPSEPVRNVRVVKQEAGGLGISIKGGRENRMPILISKIFPGLAADQSRALRVGDTILSVNGTDLREATHDQAVQALKKAGKEVTLEVRYIREVSPLFKKPSLLSELSWDGSEDSLQHNMTKNRKVISLKMSFICRNLTMPDLENRLLELHSPDGQNLVVLRCKDTATAHSWFTAIHANIAALLPHTLTHINAYLSASNTHTQVKHIGWLAEQVTMENGHHQFRPVVMAMTEKDILLFDSVPWTRESWSTPLTIHSLLTTRLVHSGSTRGSPSLGSDLLFMTRTGSSRGVESHMFRVETHWDLSSWTRSLVQGTHTAAELIKEGVC; this is encoded by the exons ATGGCGATCTGGACTCGAGCGGACCGGAACGGACAACTGGACCTGCTGCTGCGGGACCGCTGGGTTCGTGTCACCGCCGAACTGACGAGAGAAACTTTTAGTCTGTCTGCCGAAGGAGAACCGAGCGGTACCGAGGGCGTGCTGGACAGGACCGAGCCGCTAACCCGGGGCAGTAACGGGACCGAGCCGCTAAACCGGGGCAGTAACGGGACCGAGCCGGTAAACGGCAGTAACGGGACCGGACAGAATGAGTGCACAGGGAGTCCCGGGTCGGGGTTCGGGTCCAGACACCATGAGACcacttcatcttcatcaccatcatcatcatcaccgtcGGAACCGGTCCGGAATGTTCGGGTGGTGAAGCAGGAAGCGGGCGGTTTGGGGATCAGCATTAAAGGAGGGCGGGAGAACAGGATGCCGATCCTCATCTCTAAGATATTCCCGGGACTGGCGGCGGACCAGAGCCGCGCTCTGCGGGTCGGAGACACCATTCTGTCCGTCAACGGGACCGACCTCCGGGAAGCCACACACGACCAGGCGGTACAGGCGCTGAAGAAGGCCGGGAAGGAGGTGACTCTGGAGG TAAGGTACATCCGTGAGGTGTCTCCTCTCTTTAAGAAGCCGTCACTTTTATCGGAGCTGAGCTGGGATGGGAGCGAAGACTCTCTGCAACACAACATGACCAAAAACAGGAAGGTCATTTCACTGAAAATGAGCTTCATCTGCAGGAACCTCACCATGCCAGACCTGgagaacag gttgttGGAGCTGCACTCTCCTGATGGTCAGAACTTGGTGGTTCTGCGCTGTAAGGACACGGCCACTGCACACTCCTGGTTCACCGCCATACATGCCAACATCGCTGCGCTactgccacacacactcacacacatcaacGCCTACCTGAGtgcctccaacacacacacacaggttaaacACATCGGCTGGCTCGCAGAACAg GTAACTATGGAAAATGGGCATCATCAGTTCAGGCCAGTTGTCATGGCGATGACAGAGAAAGACATTCTGCTGTTCGACTCAGTGCCGTGGACACGAGAAAGCTGGAGTACACCACTGACCATACACTCACTACTGACCACccg aCTCGTTCACTCAGGCAGTACTCGTGGTTCCCCATCTTTAGGTTCTGACCTTCTCTTCATGACTCGAACTGGTTCTAGTCGTGGTGTTGAGTCTCACATGTTCCGTGTGGAGACGCACTGGGACTTGTCGTCATGGACCCGATCGCTCGTACAGGGGACTCACACCGCTGCTGAGCTCATTAAAGAG ggtgtgtgttgA
- the mespbb gene encoding mesoderm posterior bb: protein MDVSSPPFSYSSLSSDSEVYNISSPESLSEGRPKSRKARCKNPSKQRRNASEKEKLRMRDLTKALHNLRTFLPPFVAPAGQTLTKIETLRLAIRYISYLSSQLDLQMSYCQHTQLRSPHHSSMSHSWEAGNLGNNTESFNFQHNKPPHGAFDESWMLHDAEEHITPPHSDVACAQGLYERHITLQSESRFIQAGTEQRDGIKLEIHDCGELFSADFHSLMNPQMSLPQQAYGRAEQRESTTGHDFWV from the exons ATGGATGTTTCCTCTCCTCCCTTCAGCTacagctctctcagctctgatTCTGAGGTCTACAACATCTCGTCGCCCGAATCTTTAAGTGAAGGAAGGCCGAAGTCGAGGAAGGCACGCTGTAAGAACCCGAGCAAGCAGAGGAGGAATGCCAGCGAGAAAGAAAAGCTGCGGATGAGAGATCTGACCAAAGCGCTCCACAATTTAAGGACGTTCCTTCCGCCGTTCGTGGCTCCTGCCGGACAAACGCTCACCAAAATCGAGACGCTGAGACTCGCCATACGCTACATCTCCTACCTGTCCTCTCAGCTAGACCTCCAGATGTCCTACTGCCagcacacacagctcagatctCCTCACCACAGCTCCATGTCACATTCCTGGGAAGCAGGAAACCTTGGGAATAACACAGAATCCTTCAACTTCCAGCATAATAAACCCCCTCACGGTGCTTTTGATGAATCCTGGATGCTCCACGATGCAGAAGAACACATCACTCCTCCTCACAGCGACGTCGCCTGCGCTCAGGGACTCTACGAACGTCACATTACACTCCAGTCAGAAAGCAGGTTTATCCAAGCAGGAACAGAGCAAAGAGACGGGATTAAACTGGAAATTCATGACTGTGGGGAACTCTTCAGCGCTGACTTCCACTCTCTCATGAATCCACAAATGTCTCTGCCACAGCAG GCCTACGGTAGAGCCGAGCAGCGCGAGAGCACGACAGGACACGACTTCTGGGTCTGA